Proteins from a single region of Sphingomonas sp.:
- a CDS encoding TonB-dependent receptor, with protein sequence MTQLTKPTSRALLIAALLGSAALAEPAWSQEASDNQAAKTATAEESQDDASEGEIVVTAERYGGTVRTTPISVTALSEGMLEERQVRDVRDIANQVPGITLAQATAGSSQMKIVVRGAGTETGGIRANGTVGVYIDNVIQPRPNGAFFDFFDIDRVEFLRGPQGTLYGRNTSGGAIKLVTKRPSYEWTGAAQVAVGNYEAVEGKGYVSGPIIDGVLAFSASGIYRKRDGFVYGIQHGERIGDLDRSAQRIKFLLEPAAGLTFELSGYAMQDRSDTTVPIPLIAPLGVTDPYAVPGRDLSVNEVYANLYQRVYQRGASLNATYQVTNNLEIGSITGYGRLNQDSLGNDGFLTPSRIAANGGRLVVANPNRVKFDSEWWTQEVNLIYTSDRFKAVAGVYYFTETGTQQGAAGTAQTDDASNKVEAPAIFAQATYTIGGGVSILGGLRYTSETTDYYALTIGSAAGSQVGHSTFSSLTPKLGVNWEISSNLFTYVSWTKGTRSGGFNSRDPITAALTPTPFGAEFVDSYELGAKMNFPSIGFRLNATGYMADYSDLQLSTIVPNTSFIVTLNAGAARVWGLELEPSWQATTELELYGNMAFNDGKYTKSFNCTNQFGVWVDCTNNEIKGLPKAKISLGFRYAPTLGDGWGKVTIAGNWDHTSKVYNNISNQPALVQTAPLDLFNGSIGWRSEDRVWSVSLEGRNLADKRYVLAGLLSANATRPAVTGYVGEPRQVMLRVGVSF encoded by the coding sequence ATGACGCAACTGACCAAGCCAACGTCACGCGCGCTGCTTATCGCGGCGCTTCTGGGATCCGCCGCGCTGGCCGAGCCCGCCTGGTCTCAGGAGGCGTCGGATAACCAGGCGGCGAAAACGGCCACGGCCGAGGAATCGCAGGACGACGCTTCCGAAGGCGAGATCGTCGTCACTGCCGAGCGTTATGGTGGCACGGTTCGCACCACCCCGATTTCGGTGACCGCACTGAGCGAGGGGATGCTGGAGGAACGCCAAGTCCGCGACGTTCGCGATATCGCCAACCAGGTTCCAGGTATCACGCTGGCGCAGGCGACGGCTGGTTCGTCCCAGATGAAGATCGTGGTTCGCGGTGCGGGCACCGAGACCGGTGGCATTCGCGCGAACGGCACCGTCGGCGTCTATATCGACAATGTCATCCAGCCCCGGCCCAACGGTGCGTTCTTCGATTTCTTCGATATCGACCGCGTCGAGTTCCTGCGCGGACCGCAGGGTACGCTCTACGGCCGCAACACATCGGGTGGCGCGATCAAGCTGGTGACCAAGCGGCCCTCTTATGAATGGACCGGCGCGGCGCAGGTCGCGGTCGGCAATTATGAGGCGGTCGAGGGTAAGGGCTATGTCAGCGGGCCGATCATCGATGGCGTGCTCGCCTTTTCGGCCAGCGGCATCTACCGCAAGCGCGATGGCTTTGTGTATGGCATCCAGCATGGCGAGCGGATCGGCGATCTCGATCGGTCGGCGCAGCGCATCAAGTTCCTGCTCGAACCAGCGGCGGGGCTGACCTTCGAGCTTTCGGGTTATGCGATGCAGGACCGTTCGGACACCACCGTGCCCATCCCGCTAATCGCGCCGCTGGGAGTCACCGATCCCTATGCGGTTCCGGGTCGCGATCTGTCGGTCAACGAAGTCTACGCCAATCTGTATCAGCGCGTGTACCAGCGCGGCGCCAGCCTCAACGCGACCTATCAGGTCACCAACAACCTCGAGATCGGTTCGATCACCGGCTATGGCCGGCTGAACCAGGACAGCCTGGGCAATGACGGCTTCCTCACGCCCTCGCGTATCGCCGCCAATGGCGGCCGTCTGGTCGTCGCCAACCCCAATCGGGTGAAGTTCGACAGCGAGTGGTGGACCCAGGAAGTCAACCTCATCTACACCAGCGACCGTTTCAAGGCAGTCGCAGGCGTCTATTATTTCACGGAAACCGGGACGCAGCAGGGTGCTGCAGGCACCGCGCAGACTGACGACGCATCCAACAAAGTTGAGGCGCCGGCGATCTTTGCGCAGGCGACCTACACGATCGGCGGTGGTGTCAGCATCCTGGGCGGCCTGCGCTATACCAGTGAAACGACGGATTATTACGCGCTGACCATCGGTTCCGCAGCGGGGTCGCAGGTGGGGCACTCCACTTTCTCCTCACTCACGCCAAAGCTGGGTGTGAACTGGGAGATCAGCAGCAATCTGTTCACTTATGTCTCTTGGACCAAGGGCACGCGCAGCGGCGGTTTCAACTCGCGCGATCCGATCACCGCGGCGCTGACGCCGACGCCGTTCGGCGCGGAGTTCGTCGACAGCTATGAGCTCGGCGCCAAGATGAACTTCCCGAGCATAGGCTTCCGGCTCAACGCGACGGGCTATATGGCCGACTATAGCGATCTGCAGTTGAGCACGATCGTCCCGAACACCTCGTTCATCGTGACGCTGAACGCCGGTGCGGCGCGGGTATGGGGTCTCGAGCTTGAACCAAGCTGGCAGGCGACCACCGAACTCGAACTCTATGGCAATATGGCGTTCAACGACGGTAAATACACCAAGAGCTTCAACTGCACGAACCAATTTGGCGTCTGGGTCGATTGCACCAACAATGAGATCAAGGGCCTGCCCAAGGCCAAGATCAGCCTCGGTTTCCGTTATGCGCCGACGCTAGGCGATGGTTGGGGCAAGGTGACGATCGCCGGCAATTGGGATCACACCTCAAAGGTGTACAACAATATCTCCAACCAGCCCGCATTGGTGCAGACGGCGCCGCTCGATCTGTTCAACGGCTCGATCGGGTGGCGCAGCGAGGATCGCGTCTGGAGCGTCTCGCTCGAGGGACGCAATCTTGCCGACAAGCGCTACGTCTTGGCCGGCCTGCTGAGCGCGAACGCGACGCGGCCCGCAGTGACCGGCTATGTCGGTGAACCGCGCCAGGTGATGTTGCGCGTCGGGGTCTCCTTCTGA
- a CDS encoding DUF4437 domain-containing protein, whose amino-acid sequence MPISKRLRTGLSLCGALLFGTEALAQDIRIPQSRDRSTEFVGFVAPRNLHLRPLVFAGLPPVEYKQLSFDEKTGARTMLVTLPAGWTQPSGYHSADLEMFVVEGGISIGDKPMGRYAYAYYPAGTAHSFGSKGGATVLFFWSGAPDYVASATSRAGAKPGAVDGAAYNDVPTTTPAVLPKFRDEPVMKNSPVRVKLLRADPATGEATWISTAPGGYPVMSGEGQLPLWATSKGWEEGFMLAGDLTIAECLPQGQVAGTYAPNGYFFRPAGIAHGGLSHFSDSYSVWLYRSGPGTWKSYANTCAEPAGDAK is encoded by the coding sequence ATGCCGATAAGCAAGAGACTGCGAACGGGCCTCTCACTGTGCGGCGCGCTGCTGTTCGGAACGGAGGCGCTGGCCCAGGACATCCGCATCCCGCAGTCGCGGGACCGCTCGACCGAGTTTGTCGGCTTCGTCGCGCCCCGCAACCTGCACCTGCGTCCGCTGGTATTCGCCGGCCTCCCGCCGGTCGAGTATAAGCAGCTGAGCTTCGATGAGAAGACCGGTGCGCGGACGATGCTCGTCACCTTGCCGGCAGGCTGGACGCAGCCCTCGGGCTATCACAGCGCCGATCTTGAGATGTTCGTCGTTGAGGGCGGGATTAGTATCGGGGATAAGCCGATGGGCCGCTATGCCTATGCCTATTATCCGGCCGGCACCGCCCACAGCTTCGGCTCCAAGGGGGGCGCGACCGTCCTGTTCTTCTGGAGCGGCGCACCAGATTATGTGGCGAGCGCGACCTCTCGCGCGGGCGCCAAGCCGGGTGCGGTCGATGGCGCCGCCTATAACGACGTGCCGACGACCACCCCCGCCGTGCTGCCGAAGTTCCGCGACGAGCCGGTGATGAAGAACTCGCCGGTGCGGGTGAAGCTGCTCCGCGCCGATCCGGCCACCGGGGAGGCGACCTGGATCTCGACCGCGCCGGGCGGCTATCCGGTGATGAGCGGGGAGGGGCAATTGCCGCTCTGGGCGACCAGCAAGGGCTGGGAAGAGGGCTTCATGCTTGCCGGCGATTTGACGATCGCCGAATGCCTGCCCCAGGGGCAAGTGGCGGGCACCTATGCCCCCAACGGCTATTTCTTCCGCCCCGCCGGCATCGCCCATGGCGGCCTCAGCCATTTTTCCGACAGCTATTCGGTGTGGCTGTACCGCAGTGGTCCGGGAACCTGGAAGAGCTACGCCAACACCTGCGCCGAACCCGCCGGCGATGCCAAGTGA
- a CDS encoding MFS transporter, which yields MAAREAKMAAGGTTGEFHAAASSGMAGWTRLQIMVVALCTLINMLDGMDVLIISYVAPAMAKDWGVSFEMLGVVFSAGLVGMMLGSIVLAPLADGTGRRPVVLGALVVITIGAFGTGLVRELPALVVFRLLTGLGIGTLLASVAALASEYAPPGKRSIAIGWFQAGYPIGAVLTGFASIWAIPQFGWQSTLLGTAVVSAAVLPFAFFLLPESQDFLQNRQPAGALAKINALRVQLNMPQLDSLPPPRSRGALPKLGHLFSGGLWKSTLTLWLSIFLGYLVLYFVTSWIPRLATEAGLSAANSLWAGSVFNLGGIVGTTSIGWLATRRDIGWLIRCYMLVGAVLLVVFSQSMPLALVLAVAVGMGLAVQGGFSGFYSLAAQIYLTEVRSSGIGWAIGIGRGGSVIGPLLGGFLLGQQLPLWIVFLCFAIPLALSGTLAALIRGRSDLA from the coding sequence GTGGCAGCAAGGGAAGCGAAGATGGCGGCGGGCGGCACGACAGGCGAATTTCACGCGGCGGCCTCATCCGGCATGGCCGGCTGGACCCGGCTCCAGATCATGGTGGTTGCGCTCTGTACCTTGATCAACATGCTTGATGGCATGGATGTGCTGATCATCTCCTATGTGGCGCCGGCGATGGCGAAGGATTGGGGCGTCAGCTTCGAGATGCTGGGCGTAGTGTTCAGTGCCGGCCTGGTCGGCATGATGTTGGGTTCGATCGTGCTAGCGCCGCTGGCGGACGGAACCGGCCGGCGGCCGGTCGTGCTTGGCGCGCTGGTGGTGATCACGATCGGTGCGTTCGGTACCGGGCTCGTCCGCGAGCTCCCAGCCTTGGTGGTCTTCCGCCTGCTGACCGGGCTCGGTATCGGAACCTTGCTGGCTAGCGTCGCCGCGCTCGCGAGCGAATATGCGCCGCCGGGAAAGCGCAGCATCGCGATCGGCTGGTTCCAGGCGGGCTATCCGATCGGCGCGGTACTCACCGGCTTCGCCTCGATCTGGGCGATTCCTCAGTTCGGGTGGCAATCGACTTTGCTGGGCACCGCAGTGGTGAGCGCCGCGGTGCTGCCCTTCGCCTTCTTCCTGCTGCCGGAATCGCAGGACTTCCTCCAGAATCGCCAGCCCGCCGGTGCGCTGGCGAAGATCAACGCGTTGCGCGTCCAGCTGAATATGCCGCAACTCGATAGCTTGCCGCCGCCGCGCAGCCGCGGGGCGCTGCCGAAGCTTGGCCATCTGTTTTCCGGAGGACTTTGGAAATCGACGCTGACGCTCTGGCTCTCGATCTTCCTCGGCTATCTGGTGCTGTATTTCGTAACCAGCTGGATCCCGCGCCTCGCGACCGAGGCGGGGCTGAGCGCCGCCAATTCGCTGTGGGCGGGGTCGGTCTTCAATCTCGGTGGCATTGTCGGCACCACCAGCATCGGCTGGCTGGCGACGCGGCGCGACATCGGCTGGCTGATCCGCTGCTACATGCTGGTTGGCGCAGTGCTGCTGGTGGTGTTCAGCCAGTCCATGCCGCTCGCACTGGTGCTTGCGGTCGCGGTCGGCATGGGACTGGCGGTGCAGGGCGGCTTCAGCGGCTTCTATTCGCTGGCGGCGCAGATCTATCTGACCGAAGTGCGCAGTTCGGGTATCGGCTGGGCGATCGGTATCGGCCGGGGCGGATCGGTGATCGGGCCGCTGCTTGGCGGTTTCCTGCTCGGCCAGCAATTGCCGCTTTGGATCGTTTTCCTGTGCTTTGCGATCCCGCTCGCTTTGTCGGGCACGCTCGCCGCGCTGATCCGGGGGCGGTCGGACCTCGCCTGA
- a CDS encoding GntR family transcriptional regulator — translation MIGGNRDVSSVDRKTAVPLYHQIFVQLRDEIVSGTRPHGSLVPTEQDLSDSFGVSRITARRALDELALQHFVERKRRVGTRVIYNLPVRPIEADIGKAVDSLVTFGRKTKVTVLEVTREEVHDPIASQLGVAPGTRVVRAVRLRWLDGEPLGFTIAHVPEPLGFMITEKSLKATPILNLVQQTGREFGGAAQTIAAVSADPAMAAALKIDAMAPLLRITRAFRDKDGEPMLLTQAYYRADRYQMRFDLQSSTLHAEI, via the coding sequence ATGATCGGCGGCAACAGGGATGTATCCAGCGTCGATCGAAAGACAGCCGTCCCGCTCTATCACCAGATTTTCGTGCAGCTGCGCGACGAAATAGTTTCGGGCACGCGCCCGCATGGCTCGCTCGTCCCTACCGAACAGGATTTATCGGACAGTTTCGGGGTTTCCCGCATCACGGCGCGCCGCGCGCTGGACGAGCTGGCGTTGCAGCATTTCGTCGAGCGCAAGCGCCGCGTGGGCACGCGCGTCATCTACAATCTGCCCGTGCGCCCGATCGAGGCTGATATCGGCAAGGCGGTCGATTCGCTGGTGACCTTCGGCCGCAAGACCAAGGTCACCGTGCTCGAGGTGACGCGTGAGGAAGTGCATGATCCGATCGCGTCGCAGTTGGGTGTCGCGCCCGGCACGCGCGTGGTTCGCGCGGTCCGCCTGCGCTGGCTCGACGGCGAGCCTTTGGGCTTCACCATCGCTCATGTTCCCGAGCCGCTTGGCTTCATGATCACCGAAAAGAGCCTGAAGGCGACGCCGATCCTGAACCTCGTCCAACAAACCGGTCGCGAGTTCGGTGGCGCGGCGCAAACCATCGCCGCGGTTTCAGCCGATCCGGCGATGGCCGCGGCGCTCAAGATCGACGCGATGGCGCCGCTGCTGCGCATCACCCGCGCCTTTCGCGACAAGGATGGCGAGCCGATGCTGCTGACCCAGGCCTATTATCGCGCCGACCGCTACCAGATGCGATTCGACCTCCAGTCGAGCACGCTCCACGCCGAGATTTGA
- a CDS encoding DUF4437 domain-containing protein: MTRKSHLTLALPAGLTLLAGPALAQSYGPPTVSQAPPFLVPAKGYEVEGRPGLMHNIPNIEFVTWEPFAAPGFTTGLYRRLLSQSPSMEAVAQITYVPAGWALPAGYDEVDNEIVVLDGDLAIGDEKLSKYSYSYIPAGVFRGPVASRQGAVLLQWFKGTPRFVAASKGKKGARAYARVRDWNRYNEAWYIDEPFPAYRTGGNFPGYLHNLMRKDPDTGEMTWMTFVSSIPAPPSSNPGNFGGGAEVHPSFEEYYIPEGTRVATIDERGPTRAVYGGECVEQGISSYKRGTRGYFWRAAGVGHGTVAQSPPGERDGDGNLKKGNGEANWGWTLVRTGTRLWATYVTDCSYKTGIEYLNGEWRKYDYNVPRYEPHE, translated from the coding sequence ATGACGCGTAAATCGCACCTGACCCTGGCCCTGCCGGCCGGCTTGACCCTGCTCGCAGGCCCCGCGCTTGCCCAATCCTATGGCCCGCCCACGGTCAGCCAAGCGCCGCCTTTCCTCGTGCCCGCCAAGGGCTATGAGGTGGAAGGCCGCCCGGGACTGATGCACAACATCCCCAATATCGAGTTCGTGACGTGGGAGCCGTTCGCCGCCCCCGGCTTCACCACGGGCCTTTATCGCCGGCTGCTGAGCCAGTCGCCAAGCATGGAAGCGGTGGCGCAGATCACCTATGTGCCCGCAGGCTGGGCGCTGCCGGCGGGCTATGACGAAGTCGATAACGAGATCGTCGTGCTCGACGGTGACCTGGCCATTGGCGACGAGAAGCTCAGCAAATATTCCTACAGCTATATCCCGGCGGGCGTGTTTCGCGGGCCGGTGGCTTCGCGTCAGGGCGCGGTGCTGCTGCAATGGTTCAAGGGGACGCCGCGCTTCGTCGCCGCGAGCAAGGGAAAGAAGGGCGCGCGCGCTTACGCCCGGGTTCGCGACTGGAACCGCTATAACGAGGCCTGGTATATCGACGAGCCGTTCCCCGCGTACCGCACCGGCGGAAACTTCCCCGGATATCTGCATAACCTGATGCGCAAGGATCCGGATACGGGCGAGATGACCTGGATGACCTTCGTCTCCAGCATTCCCGCGCCGCCCAGTTCCAATCCCGGCAATTTCGGCGGCGGTGCCGAAGTACATCCCAGCTTCGAGGAATATTATATCCCCGAGGGCACCCGCGTCGCCACCATTGACGAACGGGGACCGACCCGCGCGGTCTATGGCGGCGAGTGCGTCGAGCAGGGCATATCCAGCTACAAAAGGGGCACGCGCGGTTATTTCTGGCGCGCCGCCGGCGTCGGCCACGGCACCGTTGCCCAGTCGCCTCCCGGCGAACGCGACGGCGACGGCAATCTGAAAAAGGGCAATGGCGAAGCGAACTGGGGCTGGACCCTGGTGCGCACCGGAACGCGGCTCTGGGCAACCTATGTCACCGATTGCAGCTACAAGACCGGGATCGAATATCTCAACGGCGAGTGGCGGAAATACGATTACAACGTGCCGCGCTACGAACCTCACGAATAA
- a CDS encoding hydroxymethylglutaryl-CoA lyase: MGDVDILVSEVGPRDGLQSIGTVMPLEAKKAWIDAEAAAGVREIEVGSFVPAKLLPQLADTTELVAHARTIPGLTVAVLVPNAKGAEAAIRAGAHKLTLPLSVSETHSLANLRRTHDQVIDEAVTIARLIQALPPAERPHFEGSLSTVFGCTLEGTIPDAQIARLAALLMDAGCDEVGLSDTTGYANPATVRRIIALVRDVVGDEALTGIHLHNTRGLGLANALAALECGLTTLDASLGGLGGCPFAPGASGNIVTEDLVFMLEAMGLRTGIDIERLLSVRKIVAAALPGEELYGFLPDAKLPLGFVHAKNLEYV; this comes from the coding sequence ATGGGCGATGTCGATATATTGGTGAGCGAGGTAGGCCCGCGCGATGGCTTACAGAGCATCGGCACCGTCATGCCGCTCGAAGCCAAAAAAGCCTGGATCGATGCCGAGGCGGCGGCGGGCGTTCGCGAGATCGAGGTCGGCAGCTTTGTTCCCGCAAAGCTCCTGCCGCAGCTTGCCGACACCACCGAACTGGTTGCTCATGCCCGCACCATCCCGGGCCTCACCGTCGCGGTGCTGGTACCCAACGCTAAGGGCGCTGAAGCCGCGATCCGCGCCGGTGCCCACAAGCTGACCCTGCCGCTTTCGGTTTCCGAAACGCATAGCCTCGCCAATCTGCGCCGCACCCACGACCAAGTTATCGATGAGGCGGTGACGATCGCCAGGCTGATCCAGGCGCTGCCCCCGGCCGAGCGCCCGCATTTCGAGGGAAGCCTGTCAACCGTATTCGGCTGCACCCTGGAGGGCACGATCCCAGATGCCCAGATCGCGCGGCTGGCGGCGTTGCTGATGGACGCCGGGTGCGACGAGGTCGGGCTTTCGGACACCACGGGCTATGCCAATCCGGCGACGGTGCGGCGGATCATCGCGCTGGTCCGCGACGTCGTGGGCGACGAGGCGCTGACCGGAATCCATCTTCACAATACGCGTGGTCTGGGCCTAGCGAACGCGCTCGCCGCGCTCGAATGCGGACTGACCACGCTCGACGCCTCGCTGGGCGGGCTCGGCGGCTGTCCGTTCGCGCCGGGCGCCAGCGGCAATATCGTCACCGAGGATCTGGTGTTCATGCTCGAGGCGATGGGCCTGCGCACCGGCATCGATATCGAGCGCCTGCTGTCGGTCCGCAAGATCGTGGCCGCGGCCCTGCCCGGTGAGGAACTGTACGGCTTCCTGCCGGATGCGAAGCTTCCACTCGGCTTCGTTCACGCCAAGAATCTGGAGTATGTGTGA
- a CDS encoding 3-isopropylmalate dehydratase large subunit translates to MTPRTAFEKIWSDHLVADLGDGTGLLLVDRVLLHERTGGVALNSLAEAGRKVVAPAQVFATMDHVVDTRPGRTDATLMPTGTQFIAATRAAARAAGLTLFDLGDPRQGIVHVISPELAIVLPGLTLVCPDSHTCSQGALGALAWGIGSSEAEHALATNTIRVRKPKTMRITVNGRLGLGVTAKDLALHLLERFGSVGAKGHVVEYAGEAVRALDVEARLTLCNMATEFSAFSAFIAADQIVFDYLQGRTYAPAGVEWDRAVADWRGLTTDEGAVFDAELAIHAADVAPMVSWGTSPQQAVPLGRPVPDHAAVAARDAREAYDRALGYMGLTPGQAIEGLAIDAAFIGSCTNSRLSDLRRAAAILQGQRVADGVRAICVPGSTAVKAAAEAEGLDRVFRDAGFEWRESGCSMCFFAGGESFGPQERVISSTNRNFESRQGPGTRTHLASPETVAASAIAGHIADPRGMAGA, encoded by the coding sequence ATGACCCCTCGCACCGCATTCGAGAAGATCTGGTCCGATCATCTGGTGGCGGACCTGGGCGATGGCACCGGCCTGCTGCTGGTCGATCGGGTGCTGCTGCACGAACGCACCGGCGGAGTCGCCCTGAACAGCCTGGCCGAGGCGGGCCGCAAAGTCGTCGCGCCGGCGCAGGTTTTCGCGACGATGGACCATGTCGTCGATACGAGACCCGGCCGCACCGACGCCACCCTGATGCCCACGGGTACCCAGTTCATCGCCGCGACCCGCGCCGCCGCGCGCGCCGCCGGGCTGACTTTGTTCGATCTCGGCGATCCGCGCCAGGGTATCGTTCATGTCATCTCGCCCGAACTGGCGATCGTCCTGCCGGGCCTGACCCTCGTTTGTCCCGACAGCCATACCTGCAGCCAGGGCGCGCTCGGCGCGCTGGCCTGGGGAATCGGATCCAGCGAGGCGGAGCACGCGCTGGCTACAAACACGATCCGCGTCCGCAAGCCGAAGACGATGCGCATCACCGTCAATGGCAGGCTGGGCCTGGGCGTTACCGCCAAGGATCTGGCGCTGCACCTGCTCGAGCGTTTCGGCTCGGTCGGCGCAAAGGGGCATGTCGTCGAATATGCCGGGGAAGCAGTGCGCGCGCTCGACGTGGAGGCGCGGCTGACCCTGTGCAACATGGCCACCGAATTCTCCGCCTTCAGCGCGTTCATCGCCGCCGACCAAATTGTGTTCGACTATCTGCAGGGCCGCACCTATGCCCCGGCCGGGGTGGAATGGGATCGCGCGGTCGCCGACTGGCGCGGGCTCACCACCGACGAAGGCGCGGTGTTCGATGCCGAACTCGCCATCCACGCCGCCGACGTCGCGCCGATGGTCAGCTGGGGCACCAGCCCGCAACAGGCGGTGCCGCTCGGCAGGCCGGTGCCCGATCATGCCGCAGTCGCGGCGCGCGACGCGCGCGAAGCCTATGACCGCGCGCTCGGCTATATGGGGCTCACGCCCGGCCAGGCGATCGAGGGACTGGCGATCGACGCCGCCTTTATCGGATCGTGCACCAACAGCCGTCTGTCCGACCTGCGCAGGGCGGCCGCCATCCTGCAAGGGCAGCGGGTCGCCGATGGCGTCCGTGCGATCTGCGTTCCCGGGTCGACTGCCGTGAAGGCCGCCGCCGAAGCGGAAGGGCTCGACCGCGTCTTCCGCGACGCGGGGTTCGAATGGCGCGAGTCCGGCTGTTCGATGTGCTTCTTCGCTGGCGGTGAGAGCTTCGGGCCGCAAGAACGGGTGATCAGCTCGACCAACCGCAATTTCGAGAGCCGCCAGGGGCCGGGCACGCGCACCCACCTGGCCTCGCCCGAAACCGTCGCTGCCTCAGCCATCGCCGGCCATATCGCCGATCCGCGCGGGATGGCCGGCGCATGA
- the leuD gene encoding 3-isopropylmalate dehydratase small subunit: protein MTPFTTLTAIAAPLIRDNIDTDAIIPSREMKSVGKTGLADGLFAGWRYTAMGSRDPDPGFVLNDPHYAKARILLAGANVGCGSSREHAAWALAEYGFRAIVAVSFNPIFRGNCVRNGIVPVEIDANGIEADGPITIDLPRQILTTTSGREMPFAIDAEAKAMLIGGLDAIDLTLTRADEIARFREQDRARRPWVYF, encoded by the coding sequence ATGACACCGTTCACGACCCTGACCGCGATCGCAGCACCGCTGATCCGCGACAATATCGATACCGATGCGATCATTCCGTCGCGCGAGATGAAATCGGTCGGCAAGACCGGCCTGGCCGACGGCCTGTTCGCCGGATGGCGCTACACCGCGATGGGGTCGCGCGACCCCGATCCGGGGTTCGTGCTCAACGATCCGCATTATGCAAAGGCCCGGATTCTGCTCGCGGGCGCCAATGTCGGCTGCGGATCGAGCCGCGAACACGCCGCCTGGGCGCTGGCCGAATATGGGTTTCGGGCGATCGTCGCCGTATCGTTCAACCCGATCTTTCGCGGCAATTGCGTCCGCAACGGCATCGTCCCGGTCGAGATCGACGCGAACGGAATCGAGGCGGACGGCCCGATCACGATCGACCTGCCCCGCCAGATACTGACGACCACATCGGGACGCGAGATGCCCTTCGCGATCGACGCCGAGGCCAAGGCGATGCTGATCGGCGGGCTCGACGCGATCGACCTGACGCTGACCCGCGCGGACGAGATCGCCCGTTTTCGCGAACAGGACCGCGCCCGGCGCCCCTGGGTCTATTTCTGA
- a CDS encoding DUF4437 domain-containing protein — MRVAGSSHGAGSLRAAAFPACLALMGMPAAAQTQTVGPPSTDQAPPFAVPKDGYAVEGRPGPPGSGFVLHYDTTKVGWQPFVAPGFPEGLRRRLLSKSPSMGAVAQITYVPAGWRQPAGYDEVDNEIMVLDGDLSIGDEKLGKYSYSYVPAGVLRGPVTSRQGAVLMQWFKGAPRFVASAKSKRGARENNRVRDWNNYASAWYIDKPFPDYRVGGNFPGALHKLLRRDPDTGEMTWLSFAASIPAPSSGKPGNFGGGYEVHPSFEEYYFLEKTDDTVIGECLEQGETPVTYGNGTYWWRPGGVAHGGSHGTPPNAPGYSISMVRTGTSLWATYVTDCTYKTGLEYTGKGWKKYDYDVPRYRVKP; from the coding sequence ATGCGAGTGGCAGGATCGTCGCACGGCGCGGGGTCACTTCGTGCGGCGGCCTTCCCGGCCTGTCTGGCATTGATGGGCATGCCCGCCGCCGCGCAGACGCAGACCGTGGGGCCGCCTTCCACCGACCAGGCGCCGCCCTTTGCGGTGCCTAAGGACGGATATGCGGTCGAGGGGCGGCCCGGGCCTCCGGGTTCCGGCTTCGTCCTTCATTACGATACCACCAAGGTGGGTTGGCAGCCGTTCGTGGCTCCGGGCTTTCCAGAAGGGTTGCGGCGGCGGCTGCTCAGCAAGTCGCCCAGCATGGGCGCGGTGGCGCAGATCACCTATGTGCCCGCCGGGTGGCGCCAGCCCGCAGGCTATGACGAAGTCGATAACGAGATCATGGTGCTCGATGGCGATCTGAGCATCGGCGACGAGAAGCTCGGCAAATATTCCTACAGCTATGTGCCCGCGGGCGTGTTGCGCGGGCCAGTCACGTCGCGCCAGGGCGCGGTGCTGATGCAATGGTTCAAGGGGGCGCCGCGGTTCGTGGCCTCGGCCAAAAGCAAGCGCGGCGCGCGCGAGAACAACCGGGTGCGCGACTGGAACAACTATGCGTCGGCCTGGTATATCGACAAGCCGTTTCCCGATTACCGGGTCGGCGGCAATTTCCCCGGCGCGCTTCACAAATTGTTGCGTCGCGATCCCGATACCGGCGAGATGACCTGGCTCAGCTTCGCGGCTAGCATTCCGGCCCCGTCCAGCGGCAAGCCGGGCAATTTCGGCGGGGGCTATGAAGTGCATCCCAGCTTCGAGGAGTATTATTTCCTCGAAAAGACCGATGACACCGTGATCGGCGAGTGCTTGGAACAGGGCGAAACCCCGGTCACCTATGGCAACGGCACCTATTGGTGGCGGCCGGGCGGCGTCGCGCATGGCGGGTCGCATGGCACGCCGCCCAATGCGCCGGGCTATTCGATCTCGATGGTGCGGACGGGCACCTCGCTCTGGGCCACCTACGTCACCGATTGCACCTACAAAACCGGCCTCGAGTATACCGGCAAGGGCTGGAAAAAGTACGATTACGATGTGCCGCGATACCGGGTGAAGCCATAG